The genomic stretch aagtgcgaagtgtggtcgcttcataaaaaacgcacttatgaatccaaagtggtgtccaagaccgcaatggacacaaaacgtgagaacggatgaggttgaggtgtttaagtgttaacaccattgtctcggtgcacgccgtgggggattagttcaaagcatcgcgctactaagccgcctgtgtatccgatggtgtcgactatggagggttcaaagtcaacaactacctatccttatgcttatatacctcgcgagggttgagcttgtgtctgcatgcatatgcattcggctatttccactcatgtgggggattgtaaaaaaatcatggattaaatatgcccggtcaatggattttgaccaaataataaatgtgacgagacatttaattttgtgaaattaaatgacatagcgtcgatctacattttacgtaggtaaatgtagtatattcactttctcaaatccgatttccggtgagtgagaaatagtggattaaagttgggcataattagcttttaattaaagcttggagatggagcttagggaataattaactagtgttaattatcccacattggaggattaacacatctttaatgtgtataaattaagtgactttatgttacttaataattatagtggaccaagatgggtgaaagagcccacacgcgcgcacacgcgcgcgccgccgccgcccgcccgcccgagcccgagcccgtgcccgtgcccgtgcacgtgctcgtgctcgtggtcgcgggcgcgggccgcgggcctcgggcctcgggcccgggcccgagcccgatcccgatcccgatctcgatctcgatcttggacttggacttggatcttggcaattggtctttgggtggtctttgggcttggtgcttggcccaaactattctttttggaccaccgccgagtcagcaatccaagtggcttgacacgtcgtcaagcgaggcacagtcacggttgccacgtgagaaatccacacgctccacacacggatggcacactcctgccacacgtctgtaaccgacgtcggttacgaattgccatgatgacagccatcatggctgttgaccccctgcagtggactgagcctataaataggccagccattccatgcatcactacacaattcaaaaagcattctgcatcataagctctctccctctccctgcatagttttttctgtcgaagctctgccctctcctccatccagttcgccggagctctgttgattgcggtgctgcatcaatagagacgtagccgttttacctttggggacgacacgccaaaccgaagagcactaccggggcgtatctcgtcttgcgggaagaggcctcctcgactcggctaatcacactggtttagtagtttcgattatacgttgtatttttaagttcagttcttcctttcctttcttttgggttgtattacgcccggtagttatctttgtaatcccagaaaccaacagcCTCGTCCGGGTACAGAGCCGTGATGTCCGGCATCAGATCGTCGAGCACCTCGTACATGTCGAGAATCCGGATCAACTTCTCCGGCTGGTGCGGCCCGATGGTGATGGCCTCGCTGAAGTTGAGAAGCTGCAGCATCGCGGATTTTGATGACTCCGCGAAGCAGGCTGATCCGAGCTCCCCGAGTATCTGATCCGCCAGCAGCTTCTCGCTACCAAGGGAGACGCGGACGAACACCTTCATCACCCGGATCCATCTCCTGATCTTCGAGTTCAACGCATTCCACTCCATCTTCAACACATCCTCAATGCTCAGCTTCTCAACTTCAAGACTGAAGAGACAGTCATCCAAAGCATCCTTTTGGACATTCACAAACACCTGAGAGCACTCCCTCTCGTAACCCGAGTCGAACATCAAACCAGCAATGCTCTTCAAGTCATGAACCACATCCTGGTTCACGAGCTCCACTGCGTACTCCTCTGAGTTCCGGCCCATGCTCTCCCTAACATCCTCTAAAGAATCATCCCCGGAGGAAATCACAGAGCCAGCCTCAATCAGATCATCCTCAGTCGAACGAAAAGACATATGCTCCGGCTCAAAAGGCTGCCTGTTCTGAACCAGCAAGTGCCTGAACTCCTCTTCAAGCCTAGCCATCGCAGTCTGAAGAACGTTGTGAGCCCTACGCAGCGAAACACCGTCCTCACTACCACTCCTACTCTCCAAAACCTCGACCAGCCTTCGAGCCTCATCAACAGCTTTCATATAATCATAAGCCTCTTCACTGCTACAATCCCATATCATGGTAGACTGATTATTCTCCCAACTCATGACCTTTTCTTGAATCCTATCGAGCTGCTGCTCGATCTCATCGATCCCCTCTTCCTCCCCTTCCTCCTCCGACACCGCATCCCGGCTTTCGCTAGCCAAAGCTAAGCTGCTCAACTGAGAGCCAAGATTTGCCAAAATATTTCTAGCATCATCAGAAAGCTTCATATCTGATTCCAAAGCTCTCATGATCTTCTGAGCAGAAGCAATCACGTACTCTTCTGCTTCCATCATCACTACTTCTGTAGCTGAGCAATCCCCCGTACCACAAAACAAAACcctaaaaaaatcaagaaacttcACAAAATCCCACCAAATGAAGCCTCCACCACCAATCCACAAATTCCAATCAATAAAGTGATTTTGATGACAATAAAACCCCCAAATATCCAATCCAAAAATATCAATGAATCACACAAATTTCACCCAAATTTACAGAAATGGCTCCTCAGTTTACAGGAAACTAAGCAGCAATCATGAAGATCTAAAAAAGGGGGGTGACTGCAAATACTCACAAAGATCAAATTTTTAACCAGTGCAACAAAGTAGCAACACATATATAAACTACCCACAAACAAAAAGAGGCTGGTATCTAGCAAAGAAGAGCAAAGACACTTAAAGGATGAATCTTGCAGCAGCTTAAGGAGAGAGAAAAACAGAGAGAGAGGAATAATCCAGCTGACCCTTTACAGCTTAGCAATTGATGAAGCTGAAAAGGACAGTAATTAGTGGCTAATCAATGGGATCTCCGTTGTATTAAATCTGAAGCAAAAAAGGGGCAAAATAACCCCAAAATCTCTGACTGTTGTTGCAGCTTCCTCGTGGCAACTGTGTTCCTGGCCTTTTGAGTTGTTTTTGACTGTCCCATAAATATCTTGGTGGagaatataattatttgaagAGGGAGCTCAACTTGATCAACGAAATAAAAAGTCAATTTCAAACATTCGTGGCATGGCTTTTGCTTTTGAGATGGAGACAATGGTTAACAGTGATATAAGTAGGAATTTACAGTCGAATTGATTCGATGATCGGGTTAGAAATTAGAACTTTCTAGGTTTATAATTAACCTCAACTGACTCTGCATAGATATCTGTTTTTGGATCTTGGATTCGTTGAATCTTGTCTGCATGCACATATCTCAAAACAAAATTGTCACTGTaactgtaataatggagtgctcatttcagttggaagaagctcggctagaaaggagttcggtaagctcggcttaccgagctggaactagcctggaactagccgagaagaagaaggcagaagtcggtaagctcggcgttgagctggaataagccgagaaggagttcggtcttgaaccgaggaaggagttcggtcttgaaccgaggaaggagttcggtcttaaaccgagaaggaagaagcaacctagccgaactagccgttggagcagcagttagttagctgagatgtagcggttattcttcttgctttcttgattcttcttgtagttagttagtagcagttgctacttgattgtagagctttaaatagctcaccgtgtatgtagtttagagtagagtttaatcaataaagagttttccagttttctctccaagattatcatcttcaatactcaaagtgtgagtgtgtgtgttttctgcattgtgtgatctcatacaacagtgagtgtgtgtgtgatcttattgagtgtgtgtaaGCCTTGTATGTGCgaatcctaacaagtggcgccgtctgtgggaagggatattgaagctgatttgcagaggatcaaacggtttcagagatggcagcaaggcttgatgcagaaaagttcacaggcaagaatgattatggcctgtggaagatgaagatgaaggcggttttaattcaacaaggcttggcggcagttcttgcaaaaccagaggagaaaggaaaggctccagtgcttgatgaaaaagctcaggcaaagatggaggagatgcagctcaaggcacattctgcagtgattctgtgccttggagataaggtcttgagggaagttcaagaagccaagactgcggtggagatcttggacaagttagatgaagtttacttggccaaatccttggctaaccggctgtatctcaagaagaggctgtatgcctatagtttttctggagataggtccatcattgagcagctagaggagttcaacaagatcattgatgacctgggatctgttgatgtcaagatctcagatgaggataaggccattctcacattgaatgccttgcctagctcgtatgaccaactaagtgatgcaattatctatggaagagataaacctatcacctatgcagaagtctattcagccttgatggccaaagaactccagaagacagccaacagaggctctgcaagctccaatgttcaagctgcagaggccttgaatgtgaagaagttcaagaagcagaacttcaagaagaagtttgagggccctaaaccctcaagttctgatgctcagaaggaaaccagagcgtgctattggtgcaagaaacctggacatttgaagaaagattgtcatgcatggaagagaaagatggcctctgagggacacaatcaatctgattgtgtggagagtgctgatcccccggctcaactcatgaatatcagtgatagtggggtcagtcataggtggataatggactcggggtgcagcttccatatgtgccccaatagaagctggtttcatgatcttcaagaagcatcgggtacggttgttcttggtaataatcacatttgtcagatcaaaggaatagggaaggtaaagctaagcctacaagatggctctataaagatcctaactggggtgaggtatattccagaagtgaagaggaacctcatctcattgggaatgctggagcagaaagggttcaccatattgatgagtcaaggaaaattgtttgtgaaatctggagatgcagtgatgatggaggctgacagagagcatattctctattatctgaaggctaaggctgttgatggagaaagcaatgcagtgtcagatgattccataatgctatggcacaagagattgggccacccagctgaaggaagcttgaaagaactcatcaagaagggtctgatctctggagatttcaacaagatggacccctgtgagcagtgtatacttggaaaggctaagaaggcaccctatcctacaggtattcactcttctacagcccctttagactacatacatagtgatctttgggggccttcaccggtgtgttcaattggtggaggaaagtattatctagctatcattgatgactatacaaggaagttgtgggtatatattcttaaagaaaaatctgaaacactcacaaagttcaagatatggtgtaaggaggttgagctagagaagggtagaagtgttaaatgcttaaggacagacaatggcctagagttcttgtctgctgagtttgatctgttttgtaaagagaagggtatgaagaggcaccggactgttcctggtaatcctcagcaaaatggtgttgtggagaggatgaataggacaatcctagagagggtgaggt from Salvia splendens isolate huo1 chromosome 15, SspV2, whole genome shotgun sequence encodes the following:
- the LOC121769407 gene encoding exocyst complex component EXO70E2-like; translated protein: MMEAEEYVIASAQKIMRALESDMKLSDDARNILANLGSQLSSLALASESRDAVSEEEGEEEGIDEIEQQLDRIQEKVMSWENNQSTMIWDCSSEEAYDYMKAVDEARRLVEVLESRSGSEDGVSLRRAHNVLQTAMARLEEEFRHLLVQNRQPFEPEHMSFRSTEDDLIEAGSVISSGDDSLEDVRESMGRNSEEYAVELVNQDVVHDLKSIAGLMFDSGYERECSQVFVNVQKDALDDCLFSLEVEKLSIEDVLKMEWNALNSKIRRWIRVMKVFVRVSLGSEKLLADQILGELGSACFAESSKSAMLQLLNFSEAITIGPHQPEKLIRILDMYEVLDDLMPDITALYPDEAGSCVRTECQDVLERLGECAKTTFIEFEHAVASNVSSNAFPGGGVHPLTRYVMNYFKALMDYRRTLDVVLKGRDQEDDPAPTSPDASPSGEDEEDGSSGSSSASAMAVHFKSLISILEANLDGKAKLYKEESLQRLFLMNNIHYMAEKVKGSDLRTVLGDGWIRKHNWKFQQHAMNYERATWSSILALLRDEGYQNPGSSRSLKERLQSFYLSFEEVYKSQTGWSIPDAQLRDDLRISTSLKVIQAYRTYVGRHSNHISEKHIKYSADDLEDYLLDLFEGSQKSLHGSHRK